One genomic window of Glycine max cultivar Williams 82 chromosome 16, Glycine_max_v4.0, whole genome shotgun sequence includes the following:
- the LOC100813892 gene encoding receptor-like protein EIX2: MKVKKKNRQGSSINNRSLMIYMQNQQLHLFSIYSCVIMNSSIYILVFVQLWLLSLPCRESVCIPSERETLLKFKNNLIDPSNRLWSWNHNHTNCCHWYGVLCHNVTSHLLQLHLHTSDSAFEYEYYHGFYRRFDLEAYRRWIFGGEISPCLADLKHLNYLDLSGNEFLGKGMAIPSFLGTMTSLTHLNLSYTGFWGKIPPQIGNLSNLVYLALRDVDNGTIPSQIGNLSNLVYLGLGGYSVVEPLLAENVEWVSSMWKLEYLHLSNLYLSGCTLPHYNEPSLLNFSSLQTLILYNTSYSPAISFVPKWIFKLKKLVSLQLWGNEIQGPIPGGIRNLTLLQNLYLSGNSFSSSIPDCLYDLHRLKFLNLGDNHLHGTISDALGNLTSLVELDLSGNQLEGNIPTSLGNLCNLRELDFSNNSIGGALPRSFGKLSSIRYLNLSINKFSGNPFESLGSLSKLSSLYIDGNLFHGVVKEDDLANLTSLTEFGASGNNFTLKVGPNWRPNFRLSYLDVTSWQLSPNFPSWIQSQNKLQYVGLSNTGILDSIPTWFWETLSQILYLNLSHNHIHGEIETTFKNPKSIQTIDLSSNHLCGKLPYLSSGVFQLDLSSNSFSESMNDFLCNDQDEPVQLKFLNLASNNLSGEIPDCWMNWTSLVYVNLQSNHFVGNLPQSMGSLADLQSLQIRNNTLSGIFPTSLKKNNQLISLDLGENNLSGTIPTWVGEKLLNVKILLLRSNSFTGHIPNEICQLSLLQVLDLAQNNLSGNIPSCFSNLSAMTLKNQISVLLWLKGRGDEYRNFLGLVTIIDLSSNKLLGEIPREITYLNGLNFLNLSHNQLIGHIPQGIGNMRSLQSIDFSRNQLSGEIPPTIANLSFLSMLDLSYNHLKGTIPTGTQLQTFDASSFIGNNLCGPPLPINCSSNGKTHSYEGSDGHGVNWFFVSMTIGFIVGFWIVIAPLLICRSWRYAYFHFLDHVWFKLQSFRLGSITV, encoded by the exons atgaaagtgaagaaaaaaaacaggcAGGGCAGCAGTATAAATAATAGAAGTTTGATGATTTATATGCAGAACCAACAACTACACTTGTTTTCTATATATTCTTGTGTGATCATGAATTCCTCCATTTATATTCTTGTCTTTGTCCAGCTTTGGTTGTTGAGCTTACCATGCAGAGAGAGTGTGTGCATCCCAAGTGAGCGTGAGACACTTTTGAAGTTTAAGAATAATCTCATAGATCCTTCCAATAGGCTTTGGTCTTGGAATCATAATCATACCAACTGTTGCCACTGGTATGGAGTCCTCTGCCACAACGTCACTTCCCATCTTCTTCAGCTTCACCTCCACACCTCAGATTCTGCTTTCGAGTATGAATACTATCATGGATTCTACCGTAGATTCGATTTGGAAGCTTATCGGAGATGGATCTTTGGTGGAGAGATAAGTCCTTGTTTGGCTGATTTAAAGCATTTGAATTACTTGGACTTGAGCGGCAATGAATTCCTTGGAAAAGGTATGGCAATTCCTTCTTTCCTTGGGACAATGACTTCCTTGACTCACCTCAACCTCTCTTATACTGGATTCTGGGGGAAGATTCCTCCTCAGATTGGGAATCTCTCAAATTTGGTGTATCTTGCCCTGAGAGATGTTGACAACGGAACA ATTCCATCTCAGATTGGTAATCTCTCCAATTTGGTGTATCTTGGCCTTGGAGGTTATTCTGTTGTCGAACCTCTGCTAGCTGAAAATGTAGAATGGGTATCAAGTATGTGGAAGCTTGAATATCTTCATTTGAGTA ACCTATATTTGTCAGGATGCACACTCCCTCACTATAATGAACCATCCTTGCTCAACTTCTCATCTCTGCAAACTCTCATTCTTTACAATACTAGTTATTCCCCTGCCATTTCTTTTGTCCCCAAGTGGATATTCAAATTGAAGAAACTTGTTTCTCTTCAATTATGGGGTAATGAAATCCAAGGTCCGATTCCTGGCGGTATTCGAAACCTCacacttcttcaaaatctttacTTGTCTGGAAATTCATTCTCATCTTCAATACCTGATTGCTTATATGATCTTCATCGTCTCAAGTTCCTCAACCTAGGGGACAACCACTTGCATGGGACTATTTCTGATGCCCTGggaaatttgacttctcttgttgaacttgattTATCAGGTAATCAACTTGAAGGAAACATTCCAACTTCTTTGGGTAATCTCTGCAACTTAAGGGA GCTAGATTTTTCCAACAACTCAATTGGTGGTGCTCTTCCTAGATCATTTGGAAAACTTTCATCAATAAGATATCTCAATCTGTCTATTAATAAATTCAGTGGAAATCCATTTGAAAGTCTTGGATCACTCTCTAAATTGTCATCTCTTTATATTGATGGCAATCTTTTTCATGGAGTTGTCAAGGAAGATGATCTTGCAAATCTTACAAGCTTGACGGAGTTTGGTGCATCAGGGAACAATTTCACTTTAAAAGTGGGTCCCAATTGGCGTCCTAATTTTCGGCTTTCCTATTTGGATGTGACATCATGGCAGTTAAGCCCCAACTTTCCATCGTGGATTCAGTCACAAAACAAACTTCAATATGTTGGACTGTCTAACACGGGGATTTTAGATTCTATTCCCACCTGGTTCTGGGAAACACTTTCTCAGATTTTGTATTTAAACCTCTCTCATAATCATATCCATGGTGAGATTGAGACTACATTTAAGAATCCAAAATCCATCCAAACTATTGATCTAAGCTCAAATCACTTGTGTGGTAAATTACCCTATCTTTCAAGTGGTGTGTTTCAGTTAGATCTTTCAAGCAATTCATTCTCTGAATCCATGAATGACTTTTTATGTAATGATCAGGACGAGCCAGTgcaattaaaatttttgaatcTTGCATCAAATAATTTGTCAGGAGAGATACCTGATTGCTGGATGAATTGGACATCTCTtgtgtatgtaaatttacaaaGCAACCATTTTGTTGGGAACTTACCCCAATCCATGGGTTCCTTGGCAGACCTGCAGTCGTTACAAATTCGTAACAACACACTCTCAGGAATATTTCCAACCAGTTTGAAGAAGAATAACCAATTGATATCCTTGGACCTTGGGGAAAATAATCTTTCAGGAACTATTCCAACATGGGTTGGAGAAAAGCTCTTAAATGTGAAAATCCTCCTCCTTCGATCAAACAGTTTTACCGGCCACATTCCAAATGAAATATGTCAGTTGAGTCTTCTTCAGGTTTTAGACCTTGCACAAAACAATTTGTCTGGCAATATACCGAGCTGTTTCAGTAACTTGAGTGCCATGACACTAAAGAACCAAA TTAGTGTGCTACTATGGCTGAAAGGAAGAGGAGATGAGTACAGAAACTTTCTGGGTTTGGTAACAATCATTGATCTGTCAAGTAACAAGTTATTAGGGGAAATACCAAGAGAAATCACATATCTAAatggattgaattttttaaacttgTCCCACAACCAATTGATTGGTCATATTCCACAAGGTATAGGTAATATGAGATCATTACAGTCCATTGATTTTTCGAGGAATCAACTTTCTGGTGAAATCCCTCCAACCATTGCAAATTTGAGCTTTCTGAGCATGCTAGACTTGTCTTATAATCATTTGAAGGGAACTATTCCAACAGGAACTCAATTGCAAACCTTTGATGCCTCCAGCTTCATCGGCAACAATCTATGTGGGCCACCACTGCCCATAAACTGCAGCTCCAATGGGAAAACTCATAGTTATGAAGGAAGTGATGGGCATGGAGTGAATTGGTTTTTTGTCAGTATGACAATTGGATTTATTGTGGGATTCTGGATAGTGATTGCTCCTTTGCTGATTTGTAGATCATGGCGGTATgcctattttcatttcctggATCATGTGTGGTTCAAACTTCAATCTTTTCGCTTAGGTAGTATCACTGTTTAG